A portion of the Alphaproteobacteria bacterium genome contains these proteins:
- a CDS encoding isocitrate lyase/PEP mutase family protein, which translates to MTPPARLRALLAEPGFIAMPAIWDGISSKLTFGAGFKTAFLSGSCVAAARLGGPDLDLITAAEMQDSLNMARAAAPELLILADGDHGYGNAMNVQRTVRAYGRLGAAAVLIEDKITPRALTSAGKPTLPFEEMRMKLRAAVQAARESGIMIMARTDCRPTLGIDEAVARIEMYVEEGADILFLDSPADEDECRRAVAAAAGRPSFAVLSPGGNRETPTQARAAELGFKIGTFPTGMLSPAIAGIQAGLAALKAGEVQAASALPGDELRRILGYDDYEEKAKAFTLPG; encoded by the coding sequence ATGACCCCGCCCGCCCGCCTGCGCGCCCTGCTTGCCGAACCCGGATTTATCGCCATGCCCGCCATCTGGGACGGGATCAGTTCGAAGCTGACCTTTGGGGCCGGCTTCAAGACCGCGTTTCTTTCCGGTTCCTGCGTCGCGGCCGCGCGCCTGGGCGGGCCGGACCTGGACCTGATCACGGCGGCGGAAATGCAGGATTCGCTGAACATGGCCCGCGCCGCCGCGCCGGAACTGCTGATCCTCGCCGATGGCGATCACGGCTACGGCAACGCGATGAACGTGCAGCGCACGGTGCGCGCCTACGGTCGGCTGGGGGCGGCGGCGGTGCTGATCGAGGACAAGATCACCCCGCGTGCGCTGACTTCCGCCGGCAAGCCGACCCTGCCCTTCGAGGAAATGCGCATGAAGCTGCGCGCCGCCGTGCAGGCCGCAAGGGAATCCGGAATCATGATCATGGCCCGCACCGACTGCCGGCCCACGCTGGGCATCGACGAGGCCGTCGCGCGGATCGAAATGTATGTGGAGGAGGGCGCGGATATCCTGTTCCTCGATTCACCGGCGGATGAGGACGAATGCCGACGCGCCGTCGCCGCCGCCGCGGGCCGTCCGTCCTTTGCCGTGCTGTCGCCGGGTGGTAACCGTGAAACCCCGACCCAGGCGCGGGCGGCGGAACTGGGCTTCAAGATCGGCACCTTCCCGACCGGCATGCTCTCCCCCGCCATCGCCGGGATCCAGGCCGGGCTGGCGGCGCTCAAGGCCGGCGAGGTGCAGGCGGCGAGCGCCCTGCCGGGCGACGAACTGCGCCGGATCCTCGGCTATGACGATTACGAGGAAAAGGCGAAGGCGTTTACGCTTCCGGGTTGA
- the bluB gene encoding 5,6-dimethylbenzimidazole synthase produces the protein MSARPPEFDDAFREQLATLFAWRRDVRRFRPAPVDPALVELLLEQACLSPSVGNSQPWRFVLVTDPARREAVTENFRRENAEALRDYDGARAVGYARLKLAGLVEAPVHLAVFCDPDTQRGHGLGRRTMPEMLAYSTVASVQTLWLAARAAGLGVGWVSILDPADVRAALDVPEDWRLVAYLCLGWPEEEHEDPELERADWQARGGLADFLTRR, from the coding sequence GTGAGCGCCCGCCCGCCCGAATTCGACGATGCATTTCGCGAACAACTGGCGACACTGTTCGCCTGGCGGCGCGATGTGCGGCGGTTCCGGCCCGCGCCGGTCGATCCGGCGCTGGTCGAATTGCTGCTGGAACAGGCCTGCCTGTCGCCATCGGTCGGCAACAGCCAGCCCTGGCGCTTCGTGCTGGTGACCGACCCGGCGCGGCGCGAAGCGGTGACCGAAAACTTCCGGCGCGAGAATGCGGAGGCCCTGCGCGATTACGACGGCGCGCGGGCGGTGGGATATGCCCGGCTGAAACTGGCAGGACTGGTCGAGGCGCCGGTGCATCTGGCGGTGTTCTGCGACCCGGATACGCAGCGCGGCCACGGGCTCGGCCGCCGCACCATGCCGGAAATGCTGGCCTATTCCACGGTTGCTTCGGTCCAGACCCTGTGGCTGGCGGCGCGGGCGGCGGGGTTGGGTGTCGGCTGGGTGTCCATTCTTGACCCTGCGGACGTGCGCGCGGCGCTGGACGTGCCGGAAGACTGGCGGCTGGTCGCCTATTTGTGCCTCGGCTGGCCGGAGGAGGAACATGAAGACCCGGAACTGGAGCGCGCCGACTGGCAGGCGCGCGGCGGGCTGGCGGATTTTCTAACCCGGCGTTGA
- a CDS encoding Rrf2 family transcriptional regulator: MRLTTFTDFGLRVLMRLADAPERQFTTGELATELEISRNHLAKVVQNLARADYIETRRGAGGGFRLALPAGSIPLGQVVRHLEQQSPLVDCFRTDGGSCSLTPHCRLKGRLAAAREAFLAELDTTSLADCAWPGEAGRIPPR; this comes from the coding sequence ATGCGCCTCACTACCTTTACCGATTTCGGATTGCGGGTCCTGATGCGGCTGGCGGATGCGCCGGAACGGCAGTTCACGACCGGCGAACTGGCAACCGAACTGGAAATTTCGCGCAACCACCTCGCCAAGGTGGTGCAGAATCTCGCTCGCGCCGACTATATAGAAACAAGGCGCGGCGCCGGCGGTGGGTTCCGGCTCGCACTGCCGGCCGGTTCGATCCCGCTGGGCCAGGTCGTCCGCCATCTGGAACAGCAGAGCCCGCTGGTCGATTGCTTCCGCACCGACGGGGGCAGTTGTTCCCTGACACCACATTGCCGGTTGAAGGGCCGTCTCGCCGCAGCGCGGGAAGCCTTTCTGGCGGAACTCGATACAACCAGCCTGGCCGACTGCGCCTGGCCCGGCGAGGCGGGAAGGATTCCTCCGCGATGA
- a CDS encoding tetratricopeptide repeat protein: MSVRNRLKGARRIALMACAGLMLALPAGGLSADTFDDGYAAYQRGEFGISRKLWTALAEAGDARAQYNLGIMLDEGRGVPVDKAAARQWWRKAAAQDMPEALHNLATSYLFGTEAETDHAEGMGFLTRAAQAGLARSQYVLGKIHLHGRGVPVDEAKGREWIEKAALQGNERAQYNMGKLTRDGIGGVVDKAAAAGWFLRAAKQGYAKAQNHIGTRYARGEGIRKDEAEALFWLTLAARQNHWTAEVNRKALAAKLPDAVVLAATKRAEHWKPE; this comes from the coding sequence ATGAGCGTCCGTAATAGGTTGAAGGGCGCGCGGCGGATCGCGTTGATGGCATGCGCCGGGCTGATGCTGGCCCTGCCCGCGGGCGGGTTGTCGGCCGACACATTCGACGACGGCTACGCCGCCTATCAGCGCGGCGAATTCGGCATTTCGCGCAAGCTGTGGACGGCGCTGGCCGAAGCCGGTGACGCGCGCGCGCAGTACAATCTGGGTATCATGCTGGATGAAGGGCGCGGTGTCCCGGTGGACAAGGCGGCGGCGCGCCAGTGGTGGCGCAAGGCGGCGGCGCAGGACATGCCGGAAGCGCTGCACAACCTCGCGACCAGCTATCTGTTCGGCACCGAGGCGGAAACCGACCATGCGGAGGGCATGGGCTTCCTGACCCGCGCGGCGCAGGCGGGGCTGGCGCGCTCGCAATATGTCCTGGGCAAAATCCACCTGCATGGCCGGGGCGTGCCGGTGGACGAGGCGAAGGGCCGCGAATGGATCGAAAAGGCGGCGCTGCAGGGTAACGAACGGGCCCAGTACAACATGGGCAAGCTGACCCGCGACGGGATCGGCGGGGTGGTGGACAAGGCGGCCGCGGCGGGCTGGTTCCTGCGCGCCGCGAAACAGGGCTACGCCAAGGCGCAGAATCACATCGGCACTCGCTATGCCCGCGGTGAGGGGATCAGGAAGGACGAAGCCGAAGCGCTGTTCTGGCTGACGCTGGCGGCGCGGCAGAATCACTGGACGGCGGAAGTCAACCGCAAGGCGCTGGCGGCGAAACTGCCGGACGCTGTCGTACTGGCGGCGACGAAACGGGCGGAACACTGGAAGCCGGAATAG
- a CDS encoding acetyl/propionyl/methylcrotonyl-CoA carboxylase subunit alpha, which translates to MFAKILIANRGEIACRIMRSAARMGIKTVAVYSEADTDALHVKLADEAVPIGPAVSAQSYLVADNILRAVRETGAEAVHPGYGFLSENAAFATALEEAGVVFIGPSTRAIGAMGDKIESKKLAIAAGVPTVPGHAGVIADADAAVAAANELGYPVMLKASAGGGGKGMRIAHGDDEVAEGFRAAASEARSSFGDDRIFVEKFIVNPRHIEIQVLADSHGNTIHLGERECSIQRRHQKVIEEAPSPFLDAETRAAMGASAAALARAVDYRSAGTVEYIVDAERNFYFLEMNTRLQVEHPVTEYVTGIDLVEQMIRIAAGETLSIAQDDVRLTGWAMESRVYAEDPFREFLPSTGRLVRYMEPAAKDGSVRVDSGVAEGGEIPIHYDPMIAKLITYGDTRAAAIAAMRGALDAYYIRGVSHNIPFLASLMAHPRFNAGNLTTGFIAEEYPDGFSASDLVHEDPKLIVAVAAVVHQRVTQRVAAFGGQARERDLTAIVGVEARTEYPLTLTPGVGGDDDRFAVTVDGDAYAITSAWRPGQPLFEGAADGKPVCIQVDRAGVRYRLSHAGGAVDILIVRPDIAALNRLMLHKPPPDTSRFLLSPMPGLLLSLNCAEGDAVKAGEALAVVEAMKMENVLRAARDGTVKAVLAEAGASLTVDQPILEFE; encoded by the coding sequence TTGTTCGCCAAGATTTTGATCGCCAATCGTGGTGAAATCGCCTGCCGCATCATGCGCAGCGCCGCCCGCATGGGCATCAAGACCGTTGCCGTCTATTCCGAGGCGGATACGGATGCGCTGCATGTGAAACTGGCGGATGAGGCGGTGCCGATCGGCCCGGCCGTCTCCGCGCAAAGCTACCTCGTCGCCGACAATATCCTGCGCGCGGTGCGCGAAACCGGGGCCGAGGCGGTGCATCCCGGCTACGGCTTCCTGTCGGAAAACGCCGCATTCGCCACCGCGCTGGAAGAGGCGGGCGTCGTCTTCATCGGGCCATCCACCCGTGCCATCGGCGCGATGGGCGACAAGATCGAATCCAAGAAACTGGCCATCGCGGCGGGCGTGCCGACCGTGCCGGGCCATGCGGGCGTCATCGCGGACGCGGATGCGGCGGTCGCGGCGGCGAACGAACTGGGCTATCCGGTAATGTTGAAGGCGTCGGCCGGCGGCGGCGGCAAGGGCATGCGAATCGCGCATGGGGACGACGAGGTCGCGGAAGGTTTCCGCGCGGCGGCGAGCGAGGCGCGCAGCAGCTTCGGCGACGACCGCATCTTCGTCGAGAAATTCATCGTCAACCCGCGCCATATCGAAATTCAGGTGCTGGCCGACAGCCACGGCAACACGATCCACCTGGGCGAGCGCGAATGCTCCATCCAGCGCCGCCACCAGAAGGTGATCGAGGAGGCGCCGTCGCCCTTCCTCGACGCGGAAACCCGCGCCGCGATGGGCGCCTCGGCGGCGGCGCTGGCCAGGGCGGTGGATTACCGCTCGGCCGGGACGGTGGAATATATCGTCGATGCGGAGCGCAATTTCTATTTCCTGGAGATGAACACGCGGCTGCAGGTGGAGCACCCGGTCACCGAATACGTCACCGGCATCGACCTGGTCGAACAGATGATCCGCATCGCCGCCGGCGAAACCCTGTCGATCGCGCAGGACGACGTGCGCCTGACCGGCTGGGCGATGGAAAGCCGCGTCTATGCGGAAGACCCGTTCCGCGAATTCCTGCCTTCCACCGGGCGGCTGGTCCGCTACATGGAGCCGGCGGCGAAGGACGGTTCGGTCCGGGTTGACAGCGGCGTGGCGGAAGGCGGCGAAATCCCGATCCATTACGACCCGATGATCGCCAAGCTGATCACATACGGCGACACGCGGGCGGCGGCGATCGCGGCGATGCGCGGGGCGCTGGACGCCTATTACATCCGCGGCGTCTCGCACAATATCCCGTTCCTCGCCTCGCTGATGGCGCATCCGCGCTTCAACGCCGGCAATCTCACCACCGGCTTCATCGCCGAGGAATACCCCGACGGCTTTTCCGCCAGTGACCTGGTGCATGAGGACCCGAAGCTGATCGTCGCCGTCGCCGCCGTCGTCCACCAGCGCGTGACGCAGCGTGTGGCGGCTTTCGGCGGGCAGGCGCGTGAACGCGACCTCACCGCCATCGTCGGGGTCGAGGCGCGCACCGAATACCCCCTGACCCTGACGCCGGGCGTGGGGGGCGATGACGACCGCTTCGCCGTGACGGTGGACGGCGACGCATACGCCATCACCAGCGCCTGGCGCCCCGGCCAGCCGCTGTTCGAGGGCGCGGCGGACGGCAAGCCGGTCTGCATCCAGGTGGACCGGGCGGGCGTACGCTACCGGCTCAGCCATGCGGGCGGCGCGGTGGATATCCTGATCGTCCGGCCGGACATCGCGGCCCTGAACCGCCTGATGCTGCACAAGCCCCCGCCGGACACCTCGCGCTTCCTGCTCTCCCCCATGCCGGGCCTGCTGCTCAGCCTGAACTGCGCCGAGGGCGACGCGGTCAAGGCGGGCGAGGCGCTGGCGGTGGTCGAGGCGATGAAGATGGAAAACGTACTGCGCGCGGCGCGCGACGGCACGGTCAAGGCGGTGCTGGCGGAAGCGGGCGCCAGCCTGACGGTGGACCAGCCGATACTGGAGTTCGAGTAG
- a CDS encoding acylphosphatase, which yields MAVRVIIKGRVQGVGYRAWTAREAQSRGLDGWVRNRRDGTVEALFAGGADAVRHMVSACRNGPSFAQVTGLAEHPAEDPATRGFRTLPTTE from the coding sequence ATGGCGGTCCGCGTGATCATAAAGGGGCGGGTGCAGGGCGTCGGCTACCGGGCCTGGACGGCGCGCGAGGCGCAGTCTCGCGGGCTGGACGGCTGGGTGCGCAACCGCCGCGATGGAACGGTCGAGGCTCTGTTCGCGGGCGGTGCGGACGCGGTGCGGCATATGGTGTCCGCCTGCCGCAACGGGCCGTCCTTCGCGCAGGTGACCGGGCTGGCCGAGCATCCGGCCGAGGACCCGGCAACGCGCGGCTTCCGCACCCTCCCGACGACGGAATGA
- a CDS encoding cupin domain-containing protein, with amino-acid sequence MRGDSGNLFAGLPDVQPGEVLDILMAGGGFRLVRIISTGQATPQGEWYDQAEEEWVVLLQGAAGLRFEDEAAERVLSPGDWVSIPAHRRHRVEWTAPTEPTVWLALHCTV; translated from the coding sequence ATGCGCGGCGACAGCGGAAACCTTTTTGCCGGCCTGCCGGATGTGCAGCCGGGGGAGGTTCTCGACATATTGATGGCGGGTGGCGGTTTTCGGCTGGTGCGGATCATCTCGACCGGCCAGGCGACGCCGCAAGGGGAGTGGTACGATCAGGCCGAGGAGGAATGGGTCGTGCTGCTGCAGGGGGCAGCCGGGCTGCGCTTTGAGGACGAAGCGGCGGAACGGGTGCTGTCCCCCGGCGACTGGGTCAGCATTCCCGCCCATCGCCGCCACCGCGTGGAATGGACGGCGCCGACCGAACCGACGGTCTGGCTGGCCCTGCATTGCACCGTATAG
- a CDS encoding group III truncated hemoglobin: MTDSLTTEERRARITAEIVARTGIDEAMIESLVHRFYARIREDALLGPVFKARIADWDLHLQRMCAFWSSVALLTGRYHGSPVAKHLPLPVDAVHFDRWLALFEATAAETCPPAARDHFMERARRIAESLELGIAGKAGILLKKGERFYR; the protein is encoded by the coding sequence ATGACCGACTCCCTGACGACCGAGGAAAGGCGCGCGCGCATCACGGCGGAGATCGTCGCCCGCACGGGCATCGACGAGGCCATGATCGAAAGCCTCGTCCACCGATTCTACGCCAGAATTCGCGAAGACGCGTTGCTGGGCCCCGTCTTCAAGGCGCGGATCGCGGACTGGGACCTTCATCTGCAGCGCATGTGCGCCTTCTGGTCCTCGGTGGCGCTGTTGACCGGCCGCTATCACGGCAGTCCGGTGGCGAAGCACCTGCCGCTGCCGGTCGATGCGGTGCATTTCGACCGCTGGCTGGCGCTGTTCGAGGCGACGGCGGCGGAAACCTGCCCGCCCGCCGCACGGGATCATTTCATGGAACGCGCAAGGCGTATCGCCGAAAGTCTCGAACTCGGTATCGCCGGAAAGGCGGGCATCCTGCTGAAAAAGGGCGAACGGTTTTACCGGTAA
- a CDS encoding ABC transporter substrate-binding protein, with translation MGAFRRLFAAVAVGAGLLAGAASADESAFIQTLANRAIEVLADRSVTLEQREERFRSLLQDGFAMRKIGRFVVGRYWKDMTPDQQAEYQKLFAAWVLNTYSARLGGYSGQKFVIDGTAEAGQQDRYVRTRIVQPDAPPLRCDWRVRKFDGDYRVIDVVVEGISMLSTQRSEFAAVLRQHGADGLIEALQTRLTRYPATS, from the coding sequence ATGGGCGCATTCAGACGGTTGTTCGCGGCGGTGGCGGTCGGCGCCGGTCTGCTGGCCGGCGCGGCATCGGCGGATGAGTCCGCATTCATCCAGACCCTGGCAAACCGGGCGATCGAGGTCCTTGCCGACCGCTCGGTGACACTGGAACAGCGCGAGGAACGCTTCCGGTCCCTGTTGCAGGACGGTTTCGCGATGCGGAAAATCGGCCGCTTCGTCGTCGGTCGTTACTGGAAGGACATGACGCCGGACCAGCAGGCGGAATACCAGAAACTCTTCGCCGCCTGGGTGCTGAATACCTATTCGGCGCGGCTGGGCGGTTATTCGGGGCAGAAGTTCGTCATCGACGGCACCGCCGAGGCGGGGCAGCAGGACCGCTATGTGCGGACCCGGATCGTGCAGCCGGACGCGCCGCCGCTGCGCTGCGACTGGCGGGTGCGGAAATTCGACGGGGATTACCGGGTTATCGATGTGGTGGTGGAGGGGATCAGCATGCTGTCGACCCAGCGCTCGGAATTCGCCGCCGTGCTGCGCCAGCATGGGGCGGACGGGCTGATCGAGGCGCTGCAGACCCGCCTGACCCGCTACCCGGCAACATCATGA
- a CDS encoding tetratricopeptide repeat protein produces the protein MRYLRPIAILAMLGLAAPASGDDMANYTARCADESAEAKQIVEACSWLFDSGQLKRHAVAATYINRGRAYIRLEEFERARDDLGRAVARNPGLATAFVNRGIANSNTGRNVLAINDFDKAIGLAPDDPEAFLGRANAFLRQGEIERARRDYDRVIALKPDYAEAWYGRGVTYLETGEADRALEDLDRAIEIAPGNAAMYVDRGRAWLAKGNMEAAMGEFDRAIRRDPNHANAYAQRARTHENLKQHAEALADYEKAHELGDTSEAVTAKLKAAGKL, from the coding sequence ATGCGATACCTGCGGCCCATCGCCATCCTCGCCATGCTGGGCCTCGCCGCGCCGGCATCGGGCGACGATATGGCGAATTATACCGCGCGCTGCGCCGATGAAAGCGCCGAAGCCAAACAGATCGTGGAGGCATGCAGCTGGCTGTTCGATTCGGGCCAGTTGAAGCGCCATGCGGTCGCCGCGACCTACATCAATCGCGGCAGGGCCTATATCCGGCTGGAGGAATTCGAACGCGCGCGGGACGATCTGGGCCGCGCGGTGGCGCGCAATCCGGGCCTCGCCACCGCCTTCGTCAACCGGGGCATCGCCAACAGCAATACGGGCCGGAATGTCCTGGCGATAAACGATTTCGACAAGGCCATCGGGCTGGCCCCGGACGATCCCGAAGCGTTTCTCGGCCGCGCCAATGCCTTTCTCCGGCAGGGCGAAATTGAGCGCGCGCGCCGCGATTACGACCGGGTCATCGCCCTGAAACCCGATTATGCGGAAGCCTGGTATGGCCGGGGCGTGACCTATCTCGAAACCGGTGAGGCTGACCGCGCGCTGGAAGACCTGGACAGGGCCATCGAAATCGCGCCCGGCAACGCGGCGATGTATGTGGACCGCGGCCGGGCCTGGCTGGCCAAGGGCAACATGGAGGCGGCAATGGGCGAATTCGACCGCGCCATCCGCCGCGACCCGAACCACGCCAACGCCTACGCCCAGCGCGCCCGCACCCATGAAAACCTGAAGCAGCACGCCGAAGCCCTGGCCGATTACGAAAAGGCCCATGAACTGGGCGATACCTCGGAGGCGGTGACGGCGAAACTGAAGGCGGCGGGGAAGCTGTAA
- the lipB gene encoding lipoyl(octanoyl) transferase LipB codes for MVHSIASAAIPPGASTPEWRISDTPVPYPDALAAMEERVRLIHEGNAGELVWLLEHPPLYTAGTSAKRADLLEPDRFPVYEAGRGGQFTYHGPGQRIAYVMLDLRRRGPDVRRYVCSLEDWVIGALSAFNVVGERRDGRVGIWVDRGAGREDKIAAIGVRIRRWVTFHGVSINLDPDLSHFSGIVPCGIGDEKLGVTSLVDLGLPVSMADLDVALRAAFDPVFGESGSTPG; via the coding sequence GCATCGACCCCGGAATGGCGCATCAGCGACACCCCGGTCCCCTATCCGGACGCGCTGGCGGCGATGGAGGAACGCGTCCGCCTGATCCATGAGGGAAACGCCGGCGAACTGGTCTGGCTGCTGGAGCATCCACCGCTCTATACCGCCGGTACCAGCGCGAAGCGCGCGGACCTGCTGGAGCCGGACCGTTTCCCGGTATACGAGGCCGGGCGCGGCGGGCAGTTCACCTATCACGGGCCGGGCCAGCGCATCGCCTATGTCATGCTGGACCTGCGCAGGCGCGGCCCCGATGTGCGACGCTATGTCTGCAGTCTGGAGGACTGGGTGATCGGCGCGCTGTCCGCCTTCAATGTGGTCGGCGAACGGCGCGACGGCCGCGTCGGCATCTGGGTCGACCGGGGCGCGGGGCGCGAGGACAAGATCGCCGCCATCGGCGTGCGCATCCGCCGCTGGGTCACCTTCCACGGCGTGTCGATCAACCTGGACCCGGACCTGTCGCATTTTTCCGGCATCGTCCCCTGCGGAATCGGCGACGAAAAGCTGGGCGTGACCTCGCTGGTCGATCTCGGCCTGCCGGTCAGCATGGCCGACCTGGACGTGGCGCTGCGGGCCGCCTTCGACCCTGTCTTCGGGGAATCGGGGTCAACGCCGGGTTAG